The stretch of DNA ATCTTAAATTTTTCAATTATAAAGTGTATAAGTAGTCCATAGCCTATCCCAACAAAGGGGGCAAGAAACATTACAAATCTTATTGAGCTTTTAAAAGAGATAATGCCAAGTAAGAATAGTGGAATTATAGGGATAATTTTTTTGTAAAAGAATAGTGATATTATAATAAATGATAATAGACCAATAAAATTTATATAGTTATTTGATAAAATAGCTGACATAGTCATATTGATTGGCCTTTTTTGAGCTTCAGTTATGGTAGAGAGAATGTTTGGCATGTTTATTCCGCTGCTGTCTGGTTTGCCGATTATATAGTTGGTTGTAAAATGTAATAGATTATAAATACCCTCTATAAAAAAGATAGGGTTAGAAAATATAAATAAGATTATTGATGATATAATAAATATTTTAAGATTGGACTTTTTAATTAATAAAACTAAAATTAGAAAAGCAAAGTATACAATAGTAAATCCAGGATGGGAGTACCACCAATTAAATAATAATAAAGTTAACGCTAATAATAGGGTGTTTAAATATATATAAACTTTTTTATTATTTAAATATATCAATAATAAGAAAAGAGATGCAGTTATAGGAAAAAAAAGATTTAATGCGTCTGTGTCTACTCTACCTATAGTAGTTCTAGCAATATACATATATGACGCAGTAGCAATTGTTGCCCCAATGAGGCCTGCAAGAGGTTTTTTTATGATATAGAAATAAAGGCCAAGAGGGATAACAAATAGGCTTGCTAGAAAGGGAATCAAATAAAGCCCAGCGTAATAATAATTGTTATCAAAAAAAGCCGATGCCTTAGCTAAAATAAAAGAGAGCATTGGAATAATTTTGGGTTTTTTTTTGTAATCTGGATAGAATCTTAACTTATCTAAACTGCCACCATTATAGATACCTTTATCATACTCTTTGGCGTATCTAAGCCAATAATAAGCATCTAGGGTTGTCATGGCTGGGTATCCACAGGCTACATAATTAGTATTTTCTTTTTCCCAATAAACTAATTTTTGGGTGCGTATAGTTAATGAAAATAGAAATATAACAGCTAATAAAATAAAGAAAAATATAAGGGGATAATGTTTTTTAAGAAAGTAGGTCATTAAATATCATATATTTAGATTTAAGACATCATACATATTATACAATCCAGGTTCCTTTTCTTTTATCCAGAGAGCAGCTTTAATAGCACCTTTAACAAAAGTATTTCTTGATGAAGCCCTATGTGTTAACTCTAGCCTTTCACCTAAACCACAGAACATAACTGTATGATCACCAACAATATCTCCACCTCTTATAGCGTGTACACAAAGCTGATTTTTTTCTCTAACACAACTATCACCCTTTCTACCGTATATAATATCATTTTCTTTTAGGGAATTTATATCTTTTATTATATTTGCTAATTTCATAGCAGTACCACTTGGTGCATCTTTTTTCATGTTGTGATGGGCTTCAACTATTTCTATATCAAAACCTTCTTTTAGTGTTTTTGCAACAATTTCAGTTAATTTAAATAGTAGATTAACACCTATTGACATGTTTGGTGATAAAACAAGGGGGAAATTTTTTGACATATTTTCTAAGCTTTTGACTGTACTGTCATCTAATGCGGTGCTACCTATAACCAAAGGTTTTTTTAATTTGCTATAATTATCTAAGTTGGCCTTTGTACCTTTTGAGCCTGAAAAATCTATTATAATATCTGCTTTTTTAGCTATATCCAATATGTTTGATGTAATATTTATACCAGTTTTATCACATTTGCATATATCACCAATATCTTTTCCTAAGAAAGGAGAATTTTCTGCCTCTATTGCTCCAACTAGGTTTA from Deferribacterota bacterium encodes:
- a CDS encoding STT3 domain-containing protein, which gives rise to MTYFLKKHYPLIFFFILLAVIFLFSLTIRTQKLVYWEKENTNYVACGYPAMTTLDAYYWLRYAKEYDKGIYNGGSLDKLRFYPDYKKKPKIIPMLSFILAKASAFFDNNYYYAGLYLIPFLASLFVIPLGLYFYIIKKPLAGLIGATIATASYMYIARTTIGRVDTDALNLFFPITASLFLLLIYLNNKKVYIYLNTLLLALTLLLFNWWYSHPGFTIVYFAFLILVLLIKKSNLKIFIISSIILFIFSNPIFFIEGIYNLLHFTTNYIIGKPDSSGINMPNILSTITEAQKRPINMTMSAILSNNYINFIGLLSFIIISLFFYKKIIPIIPLFLLGIISFKSSIRFVMFLAPFVGIGYGLLIHFIIEKFK
- the dapB gene encoding 4-hydroxy-tetrahydrodipicolinate reductase encodes the protein MNICVVGAAGRMGSLIALEIINSSKLNLVGAIEAENSPFLGKDIGDICKCDKTGINITSNILDIAKKADIIIDFSGSKGTKANLDNYSKLKKPLVIGSTALDDSTVKSLENMSKNFPLVLSPNMSIGVNLLFKLTEIVAKTLKEGFDIEIVEAHHNMKKDAPSGTAMKLANIIKDINSLKENDIIYGRKGDSCVREKNQLCVHAIRGGDIVGDHTVMFCGLGERLELTHRASSRNTFVKGAIKAALWIKEKEPGLYNMYDVLNLNI